The Labilithrix sp. genome includes a window with the following:
- a CDS encoding transglycosylase SLT domain-containing protein, with product PAAKPPPPASKPAPQAAKSAPAKPAAKNASSKSSTPRGPRIPESAARRAIASGPTYDETALGADTPELRALAAAERELFPPSQRDLSSPWPEELPFPVAATDDKPRVHASGLPPAPPPSAPPVTSESGKDLAWLATLNLPDLPVRWDGRVVRYLEFFKDDPRGRATFTLWHRRSGRYIAQVRRTLRNKSLPEDLAALAMIESGFTPTARSPVGALGMWQFMAETGKIYGLMQDRWADQRMNVTIATEAAADHLSDLHRRFGSWDLAMAAYNMGYGGVLQAVRRYNTNDYWALSKLEGSLPWETTLYVPKILAAAVVSRNLAAFGFQDVQQDAALEGEEVMVAPGTALATVAQACGTTTKEVEALNTELRASRTPPSTEDWRVLVPAGKAAGCSASLAKARKEAPTEHYTVRFGETLEQVAQARRTTAAKLVDLNAIQPGEVIRGGTVLIVPKMDPNAPAVADAKTDPKKSASNDKPAVIVPQDLFVYPDRKRVFYRVQVADTLKDVATAFKVGTDELRRWNDIDPSARLVEGMTLQVFAPPSCDLSQMVVLGESDVHTIVAGTEEFFRHWEEKGRRRTVVTAKAGETIEQIGRRFGVSPALMERINRRGRRETLSEGERVVVWSPGPSAPLAADAPQLAALAKPPVVPERTPPLDSAPAPSLLPALP from the coding sequence CCGGCCGCGAAGCCGCCGCCGCCTGCGTCGAAGCCTGCGCCTCAGGCCGCGAAGTCGGCGCCCGCGAAGCCTGCGGCGAAGAACGCCTCCTCGAAGTCGTCCACGCCGCGAGGGCCGCGCATCCCGGAGAGCGCCGCGCGCCGCGCGATCGCGAGCGGCCCCACCTACGACGAGACCGCGCTCGGCGCCGACACCCCCGAGCTCCGCGCGCTCGCGGCGGCGGAGCGCGAGCTCTTCCCGCCCTCGCAGCGCGACCTCTCCTCGCCGTGGCCGGAGGAGCTGCCGTTCCCGGTCGCCGCGACCGACGACAAGCCGCGCGTGCACGCGTCCGGTCTCCCGCCCGCCCCGCCGCCGAGCGCGCCGCCGGTCACGTCGGAGAGCGGCAAGGACCTCGCGTGGCTCGCGACGCTGAACCTCCCCGATCTCCCTGTGCGCTGGGACGGGCGCGTGGTGCGGTACCTCGAGTTCTTCAAGGACGATCCGCGCGGCCGCGCGACGTTCACGCTCTGGCATCGCCGCTCGGGGCGCTACATCGCGCAGGTGCGGCGCACGCTCCGGAACAAGAGCCTCCCCGAAGACCTCGCCGCGCTCGCGATGATCGAGAGCGGGTTCACGCCCACCGCGCGATCGCCGGTCGGCGCGCTCGGCATGTGGCAGTTCATGGCCGAGACCGGCAAGATCTACGGCCTCATGCAGGACCGCTGGGCCGACCAGCGCATGAACGTCACGATCGCGACCGAGGCCGCGGCCGATCACCTCTCCGATCTCCATCGCCGCTTCGGGAGCTGGGACCTCGCGATGGCGGCGTACAACATGGGCTACGGCGGCGTGCTGCAGGCCGTGCGCCGCTACAACACGAACGACTACTGGGCGCTCTCGAAGCTCGAGGGATCGCTCCCGTGGGAGACGACGCTCTACGTCCCGAAGATCCTCGCCGCCGCCGTCGTCTCGCGGAACCTCGCCGCGTTCGGGTTCCAGGACGTGCAGCAGGACGCGGCGCTCGAGGGCGAGGAGGTGATGGTCGCGCCCGGCACCGCGCTCGCCACCGTCGCGCAGGCCTGCGGGACGACGACGAAGGAGGTCGAGGCGCTCAACACGGAGCTCCGCGCGTCGCGCACGCCGCCGTCGACCGAGGACTGGCGCGTGCTCGTCCCCGCCGGCAAGGCGGCGGGCTGCAGCGCGAGCCTCGCGAAGGCGCGGAAGGAGGCGCCGACCGAGCACTACACCGTCCGCTTCGGCGAGACGCTCGAGCAGGTCGCGCAGGCGCGCCGCACCACCGCGGCGAAGCTCGTCGATCTGAACGCGATCCAGCCGGGTGAGGTCATCCGCGGCGGCACCGTCCTCATCGTCCCGAAGATGGATCCGAACGCGCCCGCGGTCGCGGACGCGAAGACCGATCCGAAGAAGAGCGCGTCGAACGACAAGCCCGCCGTCATCGTCCCGCAGGACCTCTTCGTCTACCCCGATCGCAAGCGCGTCTTTTACCGCGTGCAGGTCGCGGACACGCTGAAGGACGTCGCGACCGCGTTCAAGGTCGGCACCGACGAGCTCCGCCGCTGGAACGACATCGATCCGTCCGCGCGCCTGGTGGAGGGCATGACGCTCCAGGTCTTCGCCCCGCCGTCGTGCGACCTCTCGCAGATGGTCGTCCTCGGCGAGAGCGACGTGCACACGATCGTCGCCGGCACGGAGGAGTTCTTCCGCCACTGGGAGGAGAAGGGCCGCCGCCGCACGGTCGTGACCGCGAAGGCAGGCGAGACGATCGAGCAGATCGGGCGCCGCTTCGGCGTGTCGCCCGCGCTGATGGAGCGCATCAACCGCCGCGGTCGCCGCGAGACCCTGTCCGAGGGCGAGCGCGTCGTCGTGTGGAGCCCGGGCCCGTCCGCGCCGCTCGCGGCGGACGCGCCGCAGCTCGCCGCCCTCGCGAAGCCGCCCGTCGTCCCCGAGCGCACGCCCCCGCTCGACAGCGCCCCCGCGCCGTCGCTCCTCCCCGCGCTGCCCTGA
- the glmU gene encoding bifunctional UDP-N-acetylglucosamine diphosphorylase/glucosamine-1-phosphate N-acetyltransferase GlmU, with protein sequence MFEKTTAIVLAAGQGTRMKSSLPKVMHTVAGRPLVHYPVRAALDAGCANVVVVVGHGREQVEAYLAKAFGSNVTTAVQKEQRGTGDAAKAGLSGVGTSCERILLFYGDVPMLRAEDIGPVAKKLDEAPDAAVAMATCTIDDPTGYGRVLRDAKGEIVEIREHRDLETDAEKATKEWNPGIFAASRAFFEEALATLEPNNAQGEYYLTDIVAYAIEKGRRVVGVHSDAAVMDGVNDRHQLAQIDRAMVERIVKKHRVAGVTIRDGARIEDGVTIEQDATIESFAVLRGETKIGKGALVDVGCVLTNAVVDAGAALKPYSVVSDAVVRTRAQVGPFSHLRPESEVGEEAHVGNFVELKKTRLDKGAKANHLAYLGDGFVGEGANIGAGTIFCNYDGFSKHVTRIGKGAFIGSDSQLVAPVTIGDGAYVGTGTTVTKDVPPDALAIGRAKQENKEGYGPRLRARLKAEKEARAAKKT encoded by the coding sequence ATGTTCGAGAAGACGACCGCCATCGTGCTTGCCGCGGGGCAGGGCACCCGCATGAAGAGCTCGTTGCCGAAGGTGATGCACACGGTGGCGGGTCGGCCCCTCGTTCATTATCCCGTACGCGCGGCGCTCGACGCCGGATGCGCGAACGTCGTCGTCGTCGTGGGACATGGCCGGGAGCAAGTCGAAGCATATCTGGCAAAGGCGTTCGGATCGAACGTCACGACGGCGGTGCAGAAAGAGCAGCGGGGGACGGGGGACGCGGCGAAGGCGGGGCTCTCCGGCGTCGGCACATCGTGCGAGCGCATCCTCCTTTTCTACGGCGACGTCCCGATGCTCCGGGCGGAGGACATCGGGCCGGTCGCGAAGAAGCTCGACGAGGCGCCGGACGCGGCGGTCGCGATGGCGACGTGCACGATCGACGATCCCACCGGCTACGGCCGCGTTCTCCGCGACGCGAAGGGCGAGATCGTCGAGATCCGCGAGCACCGCGACCTCGAGACGGACGCCGAGAAGGCGACGAAGGAGTGGAACCCCGGCATCTTCGCCGCGAGCCGCGCCTTCTTCGAGGAGGCGCTCGCGACGCTCGAGCCCAACAACGCGCAGGGCGAGTACTACCTCACGGACATCGTCGCGTACGCGATCGAGAAGGGGAGGCGCGTCGTCGGCGTGCACTCCGACGCGGCGGTGATGGACGGCGTCAACGACCGCCACCAGCTGGCGCAGATCGACCGCGCGATGGTGGAGCGCATCGTGAAGAAGCACCGCGTCGCGGGGGTGACCATCCGCGACGGCGCGCGCATCGAGGACGGCGTGACGATCGAGCAGGACGCGACGATCGAGAGCTTCGCGGTCCTGCGTGGAGAGACGAAGATCGGCAAGGGCGCGCTCGTCGACGTCGGCTGCGTGCTCACGAACGCGGTCGTCGACGCGGGCGCGGCGCTCAAGCCGTACAGCGTGGTGAGCGACGCGGTGGTCCGGACGCGCGCGCAGGTCGGGCCGTTTTCGCACTTGCGTCCCGAGAGCGAGGTCGGGGAGGAGGCGCACGTCGGCAACTTCGTCGAGCTGAAGAAGACGCGGCTCGACAAGGGCGCGAAGGCGAACCACCTCGCGTACCTCGGCGACGGCTTCGTCGGCGAGGGCGCGAACATCGGCGCCGGCACGATCTTCTGCAACTACGACGGCTTCTCGAAGCACGTCACCCGCATCGGCAAGGGCGCCTTCATCGGCTCCGACTCGCAGCTCGTCGCCCCCGTCACGATCGGCGACGGCGCCTACGTCGGCACCGGCACCACCGTGACGAAGGACGTCCCCCCCGACGCCCTCGCGATCGGCCGCGCGAAGCAGGAGAACAAGGAAGGCTACGGCCCCCGCCTCCGCGCCCGCTTGAAGGCGGAAAAGGAAGCCCGCGCCGCAAAGAAGACCTGA
- a CDS encoding ComEA family DNA-binding protein, which translates to MATSLDAGVAPVLASAPVPAPPPPPPAEPPSTPVLTPPPPSSARATPDDPVYVNYASAEQLRRLPGVGPKRAEAIVALRARMGRFQRIEDLLRVKGIGRSTIKKWRPLLRLDMPYVDGGAP; encoded by the coding sequence ATGGCGACGTCGCTCGACGCGGGGGTGGCGCCGGTGCTCGCGAGCGCGCCGGTGCCTGCGCCGCCGCCGCCGCCACCCGCGGAGCCGCCCTCGACGCCGGTGCTCACGCCGCCGCCGCCGTCGTCCGCGCGCGCGACGCCGGACGATCCCGTCTACGTCAACTACGCGAGCGCGGAGCAGCTCCGCCGGCTGCCCGGCGTCGGGCCGAAGCGCGCCGAGGCCATCGTCGCGCTGCGCGCGCGCATGGGGAGGTTCCAGCGGATCGAGGACCTGCTCCGCGTGAAAGGCATCGGCCGGTCCACGATCAAGAAGTGGCGGCCGCTCCTCCGCCTCGACATGCCCTACGTCGACGGCGGCGCGCCGTGA
- a CDS encoding GGDEF domain-containing protein encodes MSEAPVERACLVVIYGPELGKRAALGHGAFEIGRSSKSDLPIDQESISRHHARITFDGTRHLIEDLGSTNGTFVNEQASKRTALKDGDTVKVGRSILKYMAGDNIEANYHEEIYRLMTMDALTQTHNKRYFNEALEREYLRSMRYRRALSLILFDIDEFKNVNASYGHVAGDNVLRQLALVVKPRLRQQDVLARVGGEEFAVLLPEVEPAGAMVAAEKVRRLVESARFVVDDKQFGCTVSLGTSSFNERMTSAQTLYEEADKRLEDAKKAGRNRVVGA; translated from the coding sequence TTGAGCGAAGCCCCGGTCGAGCGTGCATGCCTGGTCGTGATCTATGGGCCGGAGCTCGGGAAGCGGGCCGCCCTCGGCCACGGCGCGTTCGAGATCGGCCGGTCGTCGAAGTCCGATCTGCCGATCGATCAGGAGAGCATCAGCCGCCACCACGCGCGCATCACGTTCGACGGGACGCGCCACCTGATCGAGGACCTCGGCTCCACGAACGGCACCTTCGTGAACGAGCAGGCGTCGAAGCGCACGGCGCTGAAGGACGGCGACACGGTCAAGGTCGGCCGCTCGATCCTCAAGTACATGGCCGGCGACAACATCGAGGCCAACTACCACGAGGAGATCTATCGCCTGATGACGATGGATGCCCTCACCCAGACGCACAACAAGCGGTACTTCAACGAGGCGCTCGAGCGCGAGTACCTCCGCAGCATGCGGTACCGGCGCGCGCTCTCGCTCATCCTCTTCGACATCGACGAGTTCAAGAACGTGAACGCGAGCTACGGGCACGTCGCGGGCGACAACGTCCTCCGCCAGCTCGCCCTCGTCGTGAAGCCGCGCCTCCGCCAGCAGGACGTGCTCGCGCGCGTCGGCGGCGAGGAGTTCGCGGTGCTCCTGCCCGAGGTCGAGCCTGCCGGCGCGATGGTGGCGGCGGAGAAGGTCCGCCGCCTCGTCGAGAGCGCGCGGTTCGTCGTCGACGACAAGCAGTTCGGCTGCACCGTGAGCCTCGGCACCTCGTCGTTCAACGAGCGCATGACGTCGGCGCAGACGCTCTACGAAGAAGCGGACAAACGCCTCGAGGACGCGAAGAAGGCCGGCCGGAACCGCGTCGTCGGCGCCTAG
- the murA gene encoding UDP-N-acetylglucosamine 1-carboxyvinyltransferase produces MDALRIRATGKPLTGRVRISGAKNAALPILCATLLSDGASKLRNVPRLRDMETTSALLRFLGRDVSFAAPEVNVAAGSQVKPEAPYELVKQMRASVLVLGPLVARFGRAKVSLPGGCAIGARPIDQHLKGLEAMGCTIKLERGYVIAEGPGGGGRLRGSEVCFDMPTVTGTENLMMAAALAKGRTTLVNAAREPEVEELGRILNKMGAEVNGAGTDVIHITGRDRGDLAPFDHAIIPDRIEAGTYMCAAAMIEGGDVVIEGAEMGDLEALATKMRHAGVEVSSENQDIRVRRKGALRAVNITTNPHPGFPTDMQAQFMALMCLAKGESVVSEMIFENRFMHVPELQRMGASIVARGNTAVVQGVSKLFGASVMATDLRASASLVIAGLAADAGEETEVRRVYHLDRGYERIEEKLGGLGGDVQRVKGAEA; encoded by the coding sequence ATGGACGCGCTCCGCATCCGCGCTACGGGCAAACCTCTCACGGGTCGCGTTCGCATCAGCGGCGCGAAGAACGCGGCGTTGCCGATCCTCTGCGCCACCCTCCTCTCCGACGGCGCGAGCAAGCTCCGCAACGTCCCGCGCCTCCGCGACATGGAGACGACCTCCGCGCTCCTCCGCTTCCTCGGGCGCGACGTCTCCTTCGCCGCGCCCGAGGTCAACGTCGCGGCGGGCTCGCAGGTGAAGCCCGAGGCGCCGTACGAGCTCGTGAAGCAGATGCGCGCGAGCGTGCTCGTGCTCGGTCCCCTCGTCGCGCGCTTCGGCCGCGCGAAGGTCTCGCTCCCCGGCGGCTGCGCGATCGGCGCGCGCCCGATCGATCAGCACCTGAAGGGCCTCGAGGCGATGGGCTGCACGATCAAGCTCGAACGCGGCTACGTCATCGCCGAGGGCCCGGGCGGCGGCGGGCGCCTCCGCGGGAGCGAGGTGTGCTTCGACATGCCGACCGTGACGGGCACCGAGAACCTCATGATGGCGGCGGCGCTCGCGAAGGGGCGCACCACCCTCGTCAACGCCGCGCGCGAGCCCGAGGTGGAGGAGCTCGGTCGCATCCTCAACAAGATGGGCGCGGAGGTGAACGGCGCCGGCACCGACGTCATCCACATCACGGGTCGCGATCGCGGCGACCTCGCCCCGTTCGATCACGCGATCATCCCGGACCGCATCGAGGCCGGAACGTACATGTGCGCCGCGGCGATGATCGAGGGCGGCGACGTCGTGATCGAGGGCGCCGAGATGGGCGACCTCGAGGCGCTCGCGACGAAGATGCGCCACGCCGGCGTCGAGGTGTCGAGCGAGAACCAGGACATCCGCGTGCGGCGCAAGGGCGCGCTCCGCGCGGTGAACATCACGACGAACCCGCACCCCGGCTTCCCGACCGACATGCAGGCGCAGTTCATGGCGCTGATGTGCCTCGCGAAGGGCGAGAGCGTCGTCTCGGAGATGATCTTCGAGAACCGCTTCATGCACGTGCCCGAGCTGCAGCGCATGGGCGCGAGCATCGTCGCGCGCGGCAACACCGCGGTGGTGCAGGGCGTCTCGAAGCTCTTCGGCGCGTCGGTCATGGCGACGGACCTCCGCGCGAGCGCGTCGCTCGTCATCGCGGGCCTCGCCGCGGACGCGGGCGAAGAGACGGAGGTGCGCCGCGTGTATCACCTCGATCGCGGCTACGAGCGCATCGAGGAGAAGCTCGGCGGCCTCGGCGGCGACGTGCAGCGGGTCAAAGGCGCGGAGGCGTGA
- a CDS encoding outer membrane protein transport protein, giving the protein MRSRSFLLGVAVLLGSSSAQAGGLFMTDRGVRPLGRGGAFVAGADDLGAIWYNPAGLADAGSSVLVDFSWLNFSAEYTRSTLVTDAGGTVRQIDFPQVKGSSPFLPIPTIAGSYNFGKEKEYTAAIGIFAPYTAIASYPLNVNGQPAPSRYSLVSLEGSALVVAGGYFAYKPIEQFRVGLGLQALVGNFNATTVFSASPPDRLIGAPEDPQYDAFSQLAVGPIVSPSGNLGMIAEPSKYLRLGVSGQLPFWVNAPAKIKVRLPTAAPFDNARQVGEDANVRFVLPAVARVGAELRTDFGDASRLRIELAYVREFWSMHDSIDIRPSNIKLHDITGFPSPFGVAPISLPKNFQDSNSIRLGTEYSLKNLLKEYWIDLRAGISYETSGVPRAWVAPQTYDADKVVASVGGGLHIGQHWRMDALAALALLNGTSVDPAEAQVPRVNPVKGNPTDTEKINGGLYAARALILGVGVNYKF; this is encoded by the coding sequence GTGAGGTCCCGGAGCTTCCTTCTCGGCGTCGCGGTGCTGCTCGGTTCGTCGAGCGCGCAGGCGGGCGGTCTGTTCATGACCGATCGCGGCGTTCGTCCGCTCGGACGCGGGGGCGCGTTCGTCGCCGGCGCCGATGACCTGGGGGCGATCTGGTACAACCCGGCCGGCCTCGCCGACGCGGGCTCCAGCGTCCTCGTCGACTTCTCGTGGCTCAACTTCAGCGCGGAGTACACGCGCAGCACGCTCGTCACCGACGCCGGCGGCACGGTGCGGCAGATCGACTTCCCGCAGGTGAAGGGCAGCTCGCCGTTCTTGCCGATCCCCACGATCGCGGGCTCCTACAACTTCGGGAAGGAGAAGGAGTACACCGCCGCGATCGGCATCTTCGCGCCGTACACCGCGATCGCGAGCTACCCGCTCAACGTGAACGGGCAGCCCGCCCCCTCGCGGTACTCGCTCGTCTCGCTCGAGGGCTCGGCGCTCGTCGTCGCGGGCGGCTACTTCGCCTACAAGCCGATCGAGCAGTTCCGCGTCGGCCTCGGCCTCCAGGCGCTCGTCGGCAACTTCAACGCGACGACGGTGTTCAGCGCGAGCCCGCCCGATCGCCTCATCGGCGCGCCGGAGGACCCGCAGTACGACGCCTTCAGCCAGCTCGCGGTCGGCCCCATCGTCTCGCCGAGCGGCAACCTCGGGATGATCGCGGAGCCGTCGAAGTACCTGCGCCTCGGCGTCTCGGGGCAGCTGCCGTTCTGGGTGAACGCGCCGGCGAAGATCAAGGTCCGCCTCCCGACCGCCGCGCCCTTCGACAACGCGCGCCAGGTCGGCGAGGACGCGAACGTCCGCTTCGTGCTCCCCGCCGTCGCGCGCGTCGGCGCCGAGCTCCGCACCGACTTCGGCGACGCGTCGCGCCTCCGCATCGAGCTCGCCTACGTCCGCGAGTTCTGGAGCATGCACGACTCGATCGACATCCGCCCCTCGAACATCAAGCTCCACGACATCACCGGCTTCCCGAGCCCCTTCGGCGTCGCGCCGATCTCGCTGCCGAAGAACTTCCAGGACTCGAACTCGATCCGCCTCGGGACCGAGTACTCGCTGAAGAACCTGCTCAAGGAGTACTGGATCGACCTCCGCGCCGGCATCTCGTACGAGACGAGCGGCGTGCCGCGGGCGTGGGTCGCGCCGCAGACGTACGACGCGGACAAGGTCGTCGCGAGCGTCGGCGGCGGCCTCCACATCGGGCAGCACTGGCGCATGGACGCCCTCGCCGCCCTCGCGCTCCTGAACGGCACGAGCGTCGATCCCGCCGAGGCGCAGGTCCCGCGCGTCAACCCGGTGAAGGGCAACCCGACCGACACCGAGAAGATCAACGGCGGGCTCTACGCCGCGCGCGCGCTCATCCTCGGCGTCGGCGTGAACTACAAGTTCTAA
- a CDS encoding DUF362 domain-containing protein, with the protein MNEKESRALVERELSWPNPHLGRRTFLGGAAAAAAAVTTLTSSTADAKDAKDAKSLAAAPPEGFSPFNAPGKVVKVTKAGCLEANKMYPKADDAKEMLTKALTELTGKPDLVSAVKEFVHPDDVIVVKVNGIAQKQFATNKELVIPFVEAMVTAGMKPENITLLEQWHGYFAATRITAQNVPSGVKILTHSNGNATMAERPIPGTGGVKTQFTRYLTEATACINFALVKHHSICGYTGAMKNMTHGCSVNPEAFHAHHASPQIALMYAQDVIKSRVRLNIADAFKTMCEGGPLGKTPQFHKVYESVFASTDPVAIDAIGWEVIEKHRADFKLKPLVDQGQEPYYIKIGQDLGLGIADRARIQLKEFTV; encoded by the coding sequence ATGAACGAGAAGGAGTCGCGCGCGTTGGTCGAGAGGGAGCTCTCGTGGCCGAACCCTCACCTCGGGCGTCGTACGTTCCTGGGAGGCGCGGCCGCGGCGGCCGCCGCCGTGACCACGTTGACCTCGTCCACGGCGGACGCGAAGGACGCGAAGGACGCGAAGAGCCTCGCCGCCGCGCCGCCGGAGGGGTTCAGCCCCTTCAACGCGCCGGGCAAGGTCGTGAAGGTCACGAAGGCCGGGTGCCTCGAGGCGAACAAGATGTATCCCAAGGCGGACGACGCCAAGGAGATGCTCACGAAGGCGCTGACCGAGCTCACCGGCAAGCCGGATCTCGTCTCCGCGGTGAAGGAGTTCGTCCACCCGGACGACGTGATCGTCGTGAAGGTGAACGGCATCGCGCAGAAGCAGTTCGCGACGAACAAGGAGCTCGTCATTCCGTTCGTCGAGGCGATGGTCACCGCCGGGATGAAGCCGGAGAACATCACGCTGCTCGAGCAGTGGCACGGCTACTTCGCCGCGACGCGCATCACCGCGCAGAACGTGCCCTCCGGCGTGAAGATCCTCACGCATTCGAACGGGAACGCGACGATGGCGGAGCGCCCGATCCCCGGCACCGGCGGGGTGAAGACGCAGTTCACGCGCTACCTCACCGAGGCGACGGCGTGCATCAACTTCGCGCTCGTGAAGCACCACTCCATCTGCGGCTACACCGGCGCGATGAAGAACATGACGCACGGCTGCAGCGTCAACCCGGAGGCGTTCCACGCCCACCACGCGAGCCCGCAGATCGCGCTCATGTACGCGCAGGACGTGATCAAGAGCCGCGTCCGCCTCAACATCGCCGACGCGTTCAAGACGATGTGCGAAGGCGGCCCGCTCGGCAAGACGCCGCAGTTCCACAAGGTCTACGAGTCGGTCTTCGCCTCCACCGACCCCGTCGCGATCGACGCGATCGGCTGGGAGGTCATCGAGAAGCACCGCGCCGACTTCAAGCTGAAGCCGCTCGTCGATCAGGGCCAGGAGCCCTACTACATCAAGATCGGCCAGGACCTCGGCCTCGGCATCGCCGACCGCGCGCGCATCCAGCTGAAAGAATTCACGGTCTAG
- a CDS encoding ATP phosphoribosyltransferase, whose translation MTIALPKGRTLRPVTTLLAAAGMEGADGHDLAHALDEDSRALVRRGTFAGRVVHLLLLKPDDVPTYVEYGTADLGVCGRDVLVEREIDAYLPVDLGIGRCRLVVAGKIGPAPALARMPRIATKYPRTAARHFAERGVQVEIVNVQSSVELAPLTGLADLIVDLVETGRTLAENGLEVKEDVLAVSTLLVANRASYKLRADTAGALVRALRHGAPPST comes from the coding sequence CTGACGATCGCGCTCCCGAAGGGGCGCACGCTCCGGCCCGTGACCACGCTGCTCGCCGCCGCGGGGATGGAGGGCGCGGACGGGCACGACCTCGCGCACGCGCTCGACGAGGACAGCCGCGCGCTCGTGCGCCGCGGCACGTTCGCGGGCCGCGTCGTGCACCTGCTCCTGCTCAAGCCGGACGACGTCCCGACCTACGTCGAGTACGGCACCGCCGACCTCGGCGTCTGCGGTCGCGACGTCCTCGTCGAGCGCGAGATCGACGCGTACCTCCCGGTCGACCTCGGCATCGGTCGCTGTCGCCTCGTCGTCGCGGGGAAGATCGGCCCCGCGCCCGCCCTCGCGCGCATGCCCCGCATCGCGACGAAGTACCCGCGCACCGCCGCGCGCCACTTCGCCGAGCGCGGGGTCCAGGTCGAGATCGTGAACGTGCAGAGCTCGGTCGAGCTCGCGCCGCTCACCGGCCTCGCCGACCTCATCGTCGACCTCGTCGAGACCGGCCGCACGCTCGCGGAGAACGGCCTCGAGGTGAAGGAGGACGTCCTCGCCGTCTCCACCCTCCTCGTCGCGAACCGTGCATCTTACAAGCTTCGCGCCGACACCGCCGGCGCCCTCGTCCGCGCGCTCCGTCACGGCGCGCCGCCGTCGACGTAG
- a CDS encoding cytochrome c family protein, with amino-acid sequence MKPAALLLVGVLLGAIGTAFADDPVPAPVTTPASAAPAPSALGGLYPMPDNTAVPLQWMPPGSFDKDRGPSTAVFPPQKLTIRFNHKLHVGKEKLRCETCHTKALTSQLASDALLPPPTTCDGCHGTSHGNLDEVLAGDDAAGKCEFCHLGYQPGDGNKVARVSIPPPNMVFNHQKHAARNIKCQQCHGDVQELELATRDSLPRMRGCFGCHQHPDAAARGDAKSSCETCHLKGGAAEGGRLKTVFASGTMNPPRWMHNAQHAPDFIERHKMVAANDSQFCANCHKEDFCVACHDGRVRPRNIHPADYISMHPIEARLATQRCTSCHREQSFCLSCHQRLGVSMSGPAGVREPGRFHPPKNEWSDAPRRPGHHAFEAMRNLNACVSCHVERDCVICHGGAGIGGGFNPHSAGFAGSCAAQMRRNPRPCLVCHEPGAAVLQRCQ; translated from the coding sequence ATGAAACCCGCCGCCCTCCTCCTCGTCGGCGTGCTCCTCGGCGCGATCGGGACCGCGTTCGCGGACGATCCCGTCCCCGCCCCCGTCACGACGCCCGCGTCGGCGGCCCCGGCTCCGAGCGCGCTCGGCGGCCTCTACCCGATGCCGGACAACACCGCGGTGCCGCTCCAGTGGATGCCGCCCGGCTCCTTCGACAAGGACCGCGGGCCGTCCACCGCCGTGTTCCCGCCGCAGAAGCTCACGATCCGCTTCAACCACAAGCTCCACGTCGGCAAAGAGAAGCTCCGCTGCGAGACCTGCCACACGAAGGCGCTGACGAGCCAGCTCGCGTCCGACGCGCTCTTGCCGCCGCCGACGACCTGCGACGGCTGCCACGGCACGAGCCACGGGAACCTCGACGAGGTGCTCGCGGGCGACGACGCCGCCGGGAAATGCGAGTTCTGTCACCTCGGCTACCAGCCGGGCGACGGGAACAAGGTCGCGCGCGTGTCGATCCCGCCGCCCAACATGGTGTTCAACCACCAGAAGCACGCGGCGCGGAACATCAAGTGCCAGCAGTGCCACGGCGACGTGCAGGAGCTCGAGCTCGCGACGCGCGACTCCCTCCCGCGCATGCGCGGCTGCTTCGGCTGCCACCAGCACCCGGACGCCGCCGCGCGCGGCGACGCGAAGAGCAGCTGCGAGACGTGCCACCTGAAGGGCGGCGCGGCCGAGGGCGGGCGACTGAAGACCGTGTTCGCGAGCGGCACGATGAACCCGCCGCGCTGGATGCACAACGCCCAGCACGCGCCCGACTTCATCGAGCGCCACAAGATGGTCGCCGCGAACGACTCGCAGTTCTGCGCGAACTGCCACAAGGAGGACTTCTGCGTCGCCTGCCACGACGGGCGGGTCCGGCCGCGGAACATCCACCCCGCCGACTACATCTCGATGCACCCGATCGAGGCGCGGCTCGCGACGCAGCGGTGCACGAGCTGCCACCGCGAGCAGAGCTTCTGCCTCAGCTGCCACCAGCGCCTCGGCGTCTCGATGAGCGGGCCGGCCGGCGTCCGCGAGCCGGGGCGGTTCCACCCCCCGAAGAACGAGTGGAGCGACGCCCCGCGCCGCCCCGGCCACCACGCCTTCGAGGCGATGCGGAACCTCAACGCCTGCGTCAGCTGCCACGTCGAGCGGGACTGCGTCATTTGCCACGGCGGCGCGGGGATCGGAGGCGGTTTCAACCCGCATAGCGCCGGCTTTGCGGGCTCTTGCGCCGCGCAGATGCGGCGCAATCCGCGGCCCTGCCTGGTCTGCCACGAACCCGGTGCGGCTGTGCTTCAGAGGTGCCAATGA